A single Populus alba chromosome 7, ASM523922v2, whole genome shotgun sequence DNA region contains:
- the LOC118049650 gene encoding zinc finger A20 and AN1 domain-containing stress-associated protein 6: MEQESQKRKLEDSSSYEAQNTSILCVNNCGFFGSPNTNNLCSKCYKEFLLTQQDTTTTTIDVPVHVAENSAAAAAEVEGQQEGGEEEKRPVVAANRCNSCRKKVGLTGFKCRCGHTFCSQHRYSDKHNCVFDYKSAGQDAIAKANPVVKADKIDKI; the protein is encoded by the coding sequence atggagCAAGAATCCCAAAAGAGAAAGCTAGAAGACAGCAGCAGTTACGAGGCACAAAACACATCAATTCTTTGTGTGAATAACTGTGGTTTTTTTGGAAGCCCCAACACTAATAATCTCTGCTCTAAATGTTACAAAGAATTCCTTCTAACCCAACAAGACACAACTACAACAACAATTGATGTTCCAGTTCATGTTGCCGAAAACagtgcagcagcagcagcagaagttGAAGGGCAACAAGAAGGAGGTGAAGAGGAGAAGCGGCCGGTGGTGGCGGCAAACAGGTGCAACTCCTGCAGGAAAAAAGTGGGCTTGACAGGGTTCAAGTGCCGTTGTGGACACACTTTCTGTTCGCAGCACAGGTATTCGGACAAGCATAACTGTGTGTTCGATTACAAGAGTGCTGGACAGGATGCTATTGCTAAAGCCAATCCTGTTGTCAAGGCAGATAAGATTGATAAGATATGA
- the LOC118049651 gene encoding glucan endo-1,3-beta-glucosidase 8: MSRTGLLVWSYCLILASVNVVHVLSSTVLPGIGVNWGTMASNPLPRNIVVNMLKDNGIAKVKLFDSDSPTLKALAGTGIEVMVGIPNNQMYIVAGDIEDAEAWVKENITAYLHNGGVDIKYVAVGNEPFLSSYNNTYDNITFPALQNVQKALDKAGVGDKIKATVALNADVYESLSEKPSGGDFRKDVKDIMIQIIKFLHQNKAPFVVNIYPFLSLYQNAGFPFDYAFFDGGKTISDKNVSYSNVFDANYDTLVWTLKKNGVGDLKIIIGEVGWPTDGNFNANDKLAKKFYDGLLKKLVAKQGTPLRPGELELYLFSLIDENQKSIEPGHFERHWGLFYYDGKPKFPIDLSGKGNDKMLIAAKGVQYMSPRWCVLNEENKNLSMIADEISYACSSADCTSLGYGSSCNKMDINGNVSYAFNMYFQMQDQGDYACNFNGLAMMVKTNASRGNCLFPLQLVGAGERLELAYGVSIIAGLMLAFFSLM; this comes from the exons ATGTCCAGAACCGGGCTGCTAGTATGGTCATATTGTTTGATTCTGGCATCAGTCAATGTTGTTCACGTCCTTTCTTCAACAGTCTTACCAGGTATAGGCGTGAACTGGGGCACGATGGCGTCGAATCCATTGCCGCGTAATATAGTGGTTAACATGTTGAAAGACAATGGCATCGCTAAGGTTAAGCTTTTCGATTCTGATTCTCCGACCTTAAAGGCCTTGGCTGGCACAGGCATTGAGGTCATGGTTGGCATCCCTAATAACCAGATGTACATAGTAGCCGGTGATATAGAGGATGCCGAAGCTTGGGTGAAAGAAAATATCACCGCGTATCTTCATAATGGGGGTGTTGACATCAA ATATGTGGCTGTTGGGAATGAGCCTTTCTTGTCGAGCTATAACAACACATATGACAATATTACATTCCCAGCATTGCAAAACGTTCAAAAGGCTTTGGACAAAGCTGGAGTCGGGGACAAAATCAAAGCCACAGTTGCTCTTAATGCTGATGTTTATGAATCCCTTTCGGAAAAACCGTCCGGTGGTGATTTCCGTAAGGACGTAAAGGATATCATGATTCAGATTATCAAGTTTCTCCATCAAAATAAGGCTCCCTTCGTCGTTAACATTTATCCATTCCTTAGTCTGTATCAAAACGCTGGCTTCCCCTTCGATTATGCCTTCTTCGATGGTGGCAAAACAATCTCGGATAAAAATGTTTCATACAGCAATGTGTTTGATGCAAATTACGATACACTAGTTTGGACGCTGAAGAAGAATGGTGTTGGTGATTTGAAGATCATAATTGGAGAAGTTGGTTGGCCTACAGATGGTAACTTTAATGCTAACGACAAACTAGCTAAGAAGTTCTATGACGGTCTCCTAAAAAAGTTGGTCGCAAAGCAGGGAACCCCTCTCCGACCAGGCGAATTGGAATTGTATCTCTTTAGCCTAATCGACGAGAATCAGAAGAGCATTGAACCAGGACATTTTGAGAGACATTGGGGGCTCTTTTACTATGATGGAAAGCCAAAGTTTCCAATAGATTTATCCGGAAAAGGCAACGACAAGATGCTCATAGCAGCAAAGGGAGTTCAGTACATGTCACCTCGGTGGTGTGTGCTTAATGAGGAGAACAAGAACTTGAGCATGATAGCAGATGAAATCAGCTATGCTTGCTCTTCGGCTGATTGCACAAGCTTGGGTTATGGATCATCATGCAACAAAATGGACATTAATGGCAATGTTTCTTATGCTTTTAATATGTACTTCCAAATGCAGGATCAAGGTGATTATGCATGCAATTTCAATGGATTAGCTATGATGGTTAAAACAAATGCCTCTCGGGGAAACTGTCTTTTCCCATTGCAGCTTGTAGGAGCTGGAGAGAGGCTCGAATTGGCATATGGAGTAAGCATCATTGCAGGATTAATGTTGGCATTTTTCTCCCTGATGTAA
- the LOC118049652 gene encoding protein SLOW GREEN 1, chloroplastic produces MGSIKTFSPCSPPSHFQNLKSSKNCNSSTSLKPVLCSMNPLDIHSRHKLHISSNICSKSPFPQIPTSSISKTNNKFTSFLSEKVLVSLVGAFIFIGSFGLNTRQSLALPAQTSGGTGSVNLEGKRDAQMEKSEDEEMYEKVLEKEPRNVEALKVVLHGKMRRGHTKEAVKYVERLIEIEPEEVEWRLLEALCYEMMGQLNKAKRLFNEILEERPLLLRALHGLALVMHKNLEGPAVFEMLNKALEVAHREKRVTEERNIRILIAQMHVVKGDFEEALKKFQGLVSDNPRDFRPYLCQGIIYSLLDRKEEAAEQFETYRSLVPEEFPQRIFLDDVVLEAKTKSRERFQKEFQAEFSYRK; encoded by the exons ATGGGTTCAATAAAAACATTCTCTCCATGCTCCCCACCCTCACATTTTCAGAATTTGAAATCGTCAAAAAACTGTAACTCCTCCACTTCTCTGAAGCCAGTACTATGTTCCATGAATCCACTCGACATCCACAGCAGGCACAAACTGCACATCTCATCAAATATCTGTTCTAAGTCACCATTTCCTCAGATACCCACTTCAAGTATCtccaaaacaaacaacaaattcACCAGTTTTTTGTCTGAGAAGGTGCTGGTTTCCCTTGTTGGGGCCTTCATTTTTATTGgttcttttggtttaaatactagGCAAAGTTTGGCACTTCCGGCTCAAACAAGTGGTGGTACTGGTAGTGTGAATTTAGAGGGAAAGAGAGATGCCCAGATGGAGAAAAGTGAGGACGAGGAGATGTATGAGAAGGTTTTGGAGAAGGAGCCAAGGAATGTGGAGGCATTGAAGGTGGTTCTGCATGGGAAGATGAGGAGAGGACATACTAAAGAGGCTGTGAAGTATGTTGAGAGGTTGATTGAGATCGAGCCCGAGGAAGTTGAATGGAGGCTTTTGGAGGCACTTTGTTATGAGATGATGGGGCAATTGAACAAGGCTAAAAGGTTGTTCAACGAAATCTTGGAAGAGAGACCACTTTTGCTTAGAGCTTTGCAC GGTTTAGCACTGGTTATGCACAAAAATCTTGAAGGTCCTGCTGTCTTTGAGATGCTGAATAAAGCTCTAGAAGTTGCCCATCGTGAAAAAAGAGTCACTGAGGAGAGAAACATTAGAATTCTAATTGCGCAAATGCATGTTGTCAAG GGGGATTTTGAGGAGGCTTTGAAGAAATTTCAAGGCCTGGTTAGTGACAACCCACGAGATTTTCGACCTTATCTTTGCCAG GGAATAATATACAGTCTGTTGgatagaaaagaagaagctgCAGAACAGTTTGAGACGTATCGGAGTCTTGTGCCTGAAGAATTTCCACAAAGGATATTTCTTGATGATGTTGTATTGGAAGCAAAAACCAAGTCCAGGGAGCGGTTTCAAAAGGAGTTTCAAGCTGAATTCTCGTACAGGAAGTAA